The following are encoded together in the Vigna unguiculata cultivar IT97K-499-35 chromosome 2, ASM411807v1, whole genome shotgun sequence genome:
- the LOC114173142 gene encoding cysteine-rich and transmembrane domain-containing protein WIH2-like: MSYYNPNQQPPVGVPPPQGYPPEGYGKEGYPPPGYPPPGYPPPGYPPQQGYPPQQAYPPQGYPPPPYPAQGYPPPPYAPQYAPPPPPRQQNSQSSGCLEGCLAALCCCCLLDACF; the protein is encoded by the exons ATGAGTTATTACAATCCGAATCAGCAACCACCCGTCGGAGTTCCACCGCCGCAAG GTTATCCGCCGGAGGGTTACGGAAAGGAAGGATATCCACCGCCGGGATACCCGCCGCCGGGATACCCGCCTCCCGGATATCCCCCGCAGCAAGGATATCCCCCACAGCAAGCCTATCCCCCACAAGGCTATCCTCCGCCGCCCTACCCCGCCCAGGGCTACCCTCCGCCGCCCTACGCTCCTCAATACGCTCCGCCTCCGCCCCCGCGGCAACAAAATTCACAGAGCTCTGGTTGTTTGGAAGGCTG TTTGGCTGCTCTCTGCTGCTGCTGCCTATTGGATGCGTGCTTCTGA
- the LOC114173171 gene encoding myosin-2 heavy chain isoform X1, with protein sequence MAESSDDESLLARIEQLERERDELHKDIEQLCMQQAGPGYLAVATRMHFQRTAGLEQEIESLKKKLAACSRDNLNLQEELSEAYRIKGQLADLHNAEVSKNMEAEKQVKFFQGCMATAFAERDQAIIEAEKAKEKEETVLQQIHGIHQRVEELTADCLKLKEFNDALQIDQAVHMKQNENFKKVINKFFQIRQHSVKEFEDTSWDEKCACLLGDPEEAWSFNDASTSKYVSALEEQLERLRNSMEYLQNKLRVGLEIENHLKKRVNVLEKNQISMDKVVQNGIADLKHCHSKCRDEIKNLLGDGESIIKSITNVIDEKIQSFDLSTVPNLTLQRDAELEESEGVDIHISPQAKPISEYKRNSPWALSVGASLEGDASNVLAMALQQKVDALLLLSQQEERHLLESNVNSALQGKIEELQRNLLQVTNEKVKALMELAQLKQEYQLLLEKLGNEPNQEKGVVNTGDRKLVTRERDGTLKNLLKKSYLRRWIAPLDVSGNEVDCSSNNEGKTFNHQSSGSIDFARMKIENATLKESMESMEHLTSSIHRLRLSLSKAKDCVTSEGTISGVSEILSDVIHEAELLRTALGSSLPTSWPVEADISYIGYSVGTDRGDHEGSDEKMDTVSAAGLEMVELLIFSAQILRDLQTKIVLVPGIKVL encoded by the exons ATGGCAGAGAGTTCAGATGACGAATCATTGTTGGCTCGCATAGAACAACTGGAACGGG agCGTGATGAATTACACAAGGATATCGAACAGTTATGCATGCAGCAAGCTGGGCCTGGATATCTTGCTGTAGCTACCCGAATGCATTTTCAACG GACAGCTGGATTGGAGCAGGAGATTGAGAGTTTGAAAAAGAAGTTGGCCGCTTGCTCAAGAGACAATCTAAATCTGCAAGAGGAGCTTTCTGAGGCATACAGAATTAAA GGTCAACTTGCAGATCTGCACAACGCTGAGGTTTCGAAG AACATGGAAGCTGAGAAGCAGGTAAAATTTTTCCAAGGTTGTATGGCTACTGCTTTCGCTGAAAGGGATCAAGCAATAATTGAG GCTGAAAAGGCCAAAGAAAAGGAGGAGACAGTGTTGCAACAAATACATGGCATCCACCAGAG GGTAGAGGAGCTCACCGCAGATTGTCTTAAACTAAAGGAATTTAATGATGCTCTGCAGATTGATCAAGCAGTACATATGAAGCAAAATGAAAACTTCAAGAAA GTAATTAATAAGTTCTTTCAGATCAGGCAACATTCTGTGAAGGAATTTGAAGATACAAGTTGGGATGAGAAATGTGCATGTCTTTTGGGTGACCCTGAGGAGGCTTGGAGTTTCAATGATGCTTCCACCTCTAAATACGTT AGTGCATTAGAAGAACAGCTGGAGAGACTTAGGAATTCCATGGAATATCTTCAAAATAAACTGAGGGTG GGCTTGGAAATTGAAAATCACTTGAAGAAGAGAGTCAACGTACTGGAAAAGAACCAA ATTTCTATGGACAAAGTGGTTCAGAACGGCATAGCAGACTTGAAACATTGTCATTCTAAGTGTAGGGATGAAATTAAGAACTTACTTGGTGATGGAGAATCCATTATTAAATCCATAACCAATGTGATTGATGAAAAAATCCAGAGTTTTGATCTGAGTACCGTACCAAATTTGACCCTTCAAAGAGATGCAGAACTAGAAGAATCTGAAGGTGTTGATATACATATAAGTCCTCAAGCTAAACCTATCTCTGAGTACAAG AGGAACAGTCCTTGGGCACTGTCAGTGGGTGCTAGTTTAGAAGGTGATGCATCAAATGTTTTAGCAATGGCATTGCAACAGAAG GTTGATGCATTATTGCTTTTATCACAGCAGGAAGAGAGACATCTACTGGAGAGCAATGTGAATTCAGCCCTACAAGGAAAAATTGAAGAACTTCAGAGGAACTTGTTGCAG GTTACTAATGAAAAGGTGAAAGCTCTCATGGAATTGGCTCAATTGAAGCAGGAGTATCAATTACTTTTGGA AAAATTGGGTAATGAACCTAATCAAGAGAAAGGTGTAGTCAACACTGGAGACAGAAAGCTTGTTACTCGTGAAAGAGATGGAACTTTAAAGAACTTACTGAAGAAATCCTATTTGAGACGATGGATTGCCCCCCTGGATGTTAGTGGAAATGAAGTTGACTGTAGTTCAAATAATGAAGGGAAAACTTTCAATCATCAATCTAGCGGCAGTATAGATTTCGCAAG AATGAAGATTGAAAATGCAACTCTTAAGGAAAGCATGGAAAGCATGGAACATTTAACTTCATCAATTCATAGGCTTCGTCTCTCTCTTTCAAAG GCCAAGGATTGTGTGACTTCGGAAGGTACAATTTCTGGTGTTTCAGAAATCCTTAGTGACGTAATTCATGAAGCAGAACTTTTGAGGACTGCTCTTGGCAGCTCCTTGCCAACCAGCTGGCCTGTTGAGGCAGATATTAGTTACATTGGATACAGCGTGGGCACTGACAGGGGAGATCACGAAGGCAGTGATGAAAAGATGGATACTGTTTCTGCTGCAGGGCTTGAAATGGTTGAGCTTTTGATTTTTTCGGCTCAGATTTTGAGGGACTTGCAAACCAAGATAGTATTGGTTCCTGGTATAAAAGTTCTATGA
- the LOC114173171 gene encoding uncharacterized protein LOC114173171 isoform X2 yields MEAEKQVKFFQGCMATAFAERDQAIIEAEKAKEKEETVLQQIHGIHQRVEELTADCLKLKEFNDALQIDQAVHMKQNENFKKVINKFFQIRQHSVKEFEDTSWDEKCACLLGDPEEAWSFNDASTSKYVSALEEQLERLRNSMEYLQNKLRVGLEIENHLKKRVNVLEKNQISMDKVVQNGIADLKHCHSKCRDEIKNLLGDGESIIKSITNVIDEKIQSFDLSTVPNLTLQRDAELEESEGVDIHISPQAKPISEYKRNSPWALSVGASLEGDASNVLAMALQQKVDALLLLSQQEERHLLESNVNSALQGKIEELQRNLLQVTNEKVKALMELAQLKQEYQLLLEKLGNEPNQEKGVVNTGDRKLVTRERDGTLKNLLKKSYLRRWIAPLDVSGNEVDCSSNNEGKTFNHQSSGSIDFARMKIENATLKESMESMEHLTSSIHRLRLSLSKAKDCVTSEGTISGVSEILSDVIHEAELLRTALGSSLPTSWPVEADISYIGYSVGTDRGDHEGSDEKMDTVSAAGLEMVELLIFSAQILRDLQTKIVLVPGIKVL; encoded by the exons ATGGAAGCTGAGAAGCAGGTAAAATTTTTCCAAGGTTGTATGGCTACTGCTTTCGCTGAAAGGGATCAAGCAATAATTGAG GCTGAAAAGGCCAAAGAAAAGGAGGAGACAGTGTTGCAACAAATACATGGCATCCACCAGAG GGTAGAGGAGCTCACCGCAGATTGTCTTAAACTAAAGGAATTTAATGATGCTCTGCAGATTGATCAAGCAGTACATATGAAGCAAAATGAAAACTTCAAGAAA GTAATTAATAAGTTCTTTCAGATCAGGCAACATTCTGTGAAGGAATTTGAAGATACAAGTTGGGATGAGAAATGTGCATGTCTTTTGGGTGACCCTGAGGAGGCTTGGAGTTTCAATGATGCTTCCACCTCTAAATACGTT AGTGCATTAGAAGAACAGCTGGAGAGACTTAGGAATTCCATGGAATATCTTCAAAATAAACTGAGGGTG GGCTTGGAAATTGAAAATCACTTGAAGAAGAGAGTCAACGTACTGGAAAAGAACCAA ATTTCTATGGACAAAGTGGTTCAGAACGGCATAGCAGACTTGAAACATTGTCATTCTAAGTGTAGGGATGAAATTAAGAACTTACTTGGTGATGGAGAATCCATTATTAAATCCATAACCAATGTGATTGATGAAAAAATCCAGAGTTTTGATCTGAGTACCGTACCAAATTTGACCCTTCAAAGAGATGCAGAACTAGAAGAATCTGAAGGTGTTGATATACATATAAGTCCTCAAGCTAAACCTATCTCTGAGTACAAG AGGAACAGTCCTTGGGCACTGTCAGTGGGTGCTAGTTTAGAAGGTGATGCATCAAATGTTTTAGCAATGGCATTGCAACAGAAG GTTGATGCATTATTGCTTTTATCACAGCAGGAAGAGAGACATCTACTGGAGAGCAATGTGAATTCAGCCCTACAAGGAAAAATTGAAGAACTTCAGAGGAACTTGTTGCAG GTTACTAATGAAAAGGTGAAAGCTCTCATGGAATTGGCTCAATTGAAGCAGGAGTATCAATTACTTTTGGA AAAATTGGGTAATGAACCTAATCAAGAGAAAGGTGTAGTCAACACTGGAGACAGAAAGCTTGTTACTCGTGAAAGAGATGGAACTTTAAAGAACTTACTGAAGAAATCCTATTTGAGACGATGGATTGCCCCCCTGGATGTTAGTGGAAATGAAGTTGACTGTAGTTCAAATAATGAAGGGAAAACTTTCAATCATCAATCTAGCGGCAGTATAGATTTCGCAAG AATGAAGATTGAAAATGCAACTCTTAAGGAAAGCATGGAAAGCATGGAACATTTAACTTCATCAATTCATAGGCTTCGTCTCTCTCTTTCAAAG GCCAAGGATTGTGTGACTTCGGAAGGTACAATTTCTGGTGTTTCAGAAATCCTTAGTGACGTAATTCATGAAGCAGAACTTTTGAGGACTGCTCTTGGCAGCTCCTTGCCAACCAGCTGGCCTGTTGAGGCAGATATTAGTTACATTGGATACAGCGTGGGCACTGACAGGGGAGATCACGAAGGCAGTGATGAAAAGATGGATACTGTTTCTGCTGCAGGGCTTGAAATGGTTGAGCTTTTGATTTTTTCGGCTCAGATTTTGAGGGACTTGCAAACCAAGATAGTATTGGTTCCTGGTATAAAAGTTCTATGA